The Rattus rattus isolate New Zealand chromosome 1, Rrattus_CSIRO_v1, whole genome shotgun sequence genome includes a region encoding these proteins:
- the LOC116885962 gene encoding vomeronasal type-1 receptor 4-like yields MSFESIALGIFLFSQITVGMIGNSSILFYYVILKSTGKHLMPKDLIIEHLISANFLFILSKGIPQTLSDYGYKDFLDEFGCKLVMYIYRTTRGVSLYMMCLLSCFQAITISPSNYRWMMLKHRTTKYLGPSCSISWPLHLFINIVTPARVSGHSYNKNTTNTMIYGSCSWLPSGNFTTVLYLFLLCFSDGLCLGLMACASFSIVNILYRHKNQVKHIHSAQYVLKVSPEDRATKNILILVCTFVTSYSFSSIVVIFMTYSKCPMLWGVSVFTFLEICFSIFCPFFLITNMKSQFFVFSSCFGKRQLSQIMTRGFIV; encoded by the coding sequence atgtcttttgaaaGTATTGCACTGGgaattttcctcttctcccagatTACAGTGGGAATGATTGGCAACTCCTCAATACTATTTTACTATGTCATTTTGAAATCCACTGGAAAACATCTAATGCCCAAAGACTTGATCATAGAGCACTTGATATCTGCCAATTTCTTATTTATCCTCTCAAAAGGCATTCCACAAACACTGTCAGATTATGGATATAAAGATTTCTTAGATGAATTTGGATGTAAATTGGTAATGTACATTTACAGAACAACAAGGGGGGTATCCCTTTATATGATGTGCCTATTGAGTTGCTTCCAAGCAATCACTATCAGTCCCAGCAATTACAGATGGATGATGCTTAAGCACAGAACCACCAAGTACCTTGGTCCCTCCTGCTCAATCAGTTGgcctttgcatttgtttataaaCATCGTGACCCCTGCAAGAGTGTCTGGCCACAGTTACAACAAAAATACAACTAACACGATGATTTATGGTTCTTGTTCATGGCTCCCTTCAGGCAATTTTACAACTGtactatatttgtttttattgtgtttctcCGATGGACTGTGTCTGGGTCTCATGGCATGCGCAAGTTTCTCCATAGTGAATATCCTCTACAGACATAAAAATCAAGTCAAGCATATCCACAGTGCTCAGTATGTTCTAAAAGTCTCCCCTGAAGACAGAGCCACCAAGAATATCCTCATCCTGGTGTGCACATTTGTTACCTCTTACTCATTTTCCTCCATTGTGGTCATCTTTATGACCTACTCCAAATGTCCAATGCTATGGGGGGTAAGTGTATTTACATTCCTAGAAATATGTTTTTCCATATTTTGCCCCTTTTTTCTCATCACCAACATGAAGTCTcagttttttgtgttttcatcCTGCTTTGGTAAAAGACAGCTTTCTCAAATAATGACACGTGGCTtcattgtatga